Proteins encoded within one genomic window of Salipaludibacillus agaradhaerens:
- a CDS encoding DUF4064 domain-containing protein: MSRGLERKLLIIGAAWNMITALLTIFNYYSWFNREGAQRLEAVDLNTAIAGSQMVNNILQIILIFGIFMLVGAIITFLVAVKIRDNEIQKKVVIWIGFWAVVQLMSMDLIGVSIYLIAFVVYLAKNKAIKMSYETAV; encoded by the coding sequence ATGAGCAGAGGTCTTGAAAGGAAATTATTAATAATTGGGGCGGCGTGGAATATGATCACAGCTTTATTGACGATCTTTAATTATTATTCCTGGTTTAACAGAGAGGGAGCCCAAAGACTTGAGGCAGTAGACTTGAACACAGCCATAGCTGGATCTCAAATGGTTAATAATATCCTTCAAATCATTCTGATCTTCGGTATATTTATGCTTGTAGGGGCCATTATAACCTTTCTAGTTGCGGTCAAAATAAGAGATAATGAGATTCAGAAAAAAGTCGTTATTTGGATTGGATTTTGGGCAGTTGTCCAACTTATGTCAATGGATTTAATTGGTGTTTCTATTTATTTGATAGCTTTTGTTGTGTATCTTGCTAAAAATAAAGCGATAAAAATGAGCTATGAGACTGCTGTTTAA
- a CDS encoding family 43 glycosylhydrolase: protein MRIKKGQELNITGKLKETIELPKRVPVELENGVKVYMTVEWGTSASVKYEETGTYSMSGNVILKNYSNPLIEQRADPYIYKHTDGYYYFTGSYPLYDRIVLRRAKTIEELSDAEEVVIWEAHESGIMSEHIWAPELHYINNKWYIHFAAGDKADVWAIRPYVLETDSDNPLVGNWEEKGQINTHFQSFSLDATTFEHKGKRYLVWAQKVDNDSVSNLYIAEMENPWTIKGEQVLLATPEYSWEQAGFYVNEGPAMINRNGNVYIVYSGSATDDRYSMGLLIAEENSDLLNPQSWTKLAEPVMVSNEKTGEYGPGHNSFTVAEDGETDLLVYHARPYKKIEGNPLYDFNRHARVQELLWKTDGSPYFGIPGQRLVEDNPEVKMTVTITED, encoded by the coding sequence ATACGTATAAAAAAAGGGCAAGAACTTAATATAACAGGTAAGTTAAAGGAAACGATTGAACTGCCAAAAAGAGTGCCAGTGGAATTAGAAAATGGTGTTAAAGTGTATATGACTGTAGAATGGGGGACATCGGCATCTGTTAAATATGAAGAGACTGGAACATATTCAATGTCAGGAAACGTGATTTTAAAAAATTACTCGAATCCATTGATAGAGCAGCGAGCTGATCCTTATATTTACAAGCATACAGATGGTTATTACTACTTTACCGGTTCTTATCCTTTATATGATCGGATTGTATTGAGGCGGGCAAAAACAATAGAAGAGTTGTCAGATGCTGAAGAGGTTGTGATTTGGGAAGCACATGAGTCAGGGATTATGTCTGAACATATATGGGCGCCAGAATTGCATTATATTAATAATAAGTGGTACATCCATTTTGCTGCCGGGGATAAGGCTGACGTATGGGCTATCCGACCATACGTACTTGAGACGGATAGTGACAATCCTCTAGTAGGAAACTGGGAAGAAAAGGGACAAATAAATACACACTTCCAAAGCTTTTCGTTAGATGCTACGACATTTGAACATAAAGGAAAGCGCTATTTAGTTTGGGCACAAAAAGTTGATAATGATTCAGTTTCCAATTTATATATTGCTGAAATGGAGAATCCGTGGACGATAAAAGGAGAACAAGTTCTACTGGCCACACCTGAATATTCTTGGGAACAAGCCGGTTTTTATGTAAACGAAGGACCTGCCATGATTAATCGAAATGGAAACGTATATATCGTTTATTCTGGTAGTGCTACTGATGATAGATACTCTATGGGCTTATTAATCGCAGAGGAAAACAGTGACTTATTAAATCCCCAATCATGGACTAAATTAGCCGAGCCTGTCATGGTATCCAATGAAAAAACAGGTGAATATGGTCCAGGTCACAATAGTTTTACCGTGGCGGAAGATGGGGAAACAGACTTACTTGTTTACCATGCACGGCCCTATAAAAAAATTGAAGGAAACCCACTTTACGATTTTAACAGACATGCTCGGGTGCAAGAGCTTCTCTGGAAAACGGATGGCTCACCATACTTTGGTATTCCTGGGCAAAGGTTAGTTGAAGATAACCCAGAAGTTAAGATGACCGTTACCATTACTGAAGATTAA
- a CDS encoding UDP-glucose dehydrogenase family protein, producing MKKIAVVGTGYVGLVTGVALSDIGHDVTCIDIDEHKVKRMQEGKSPIYEPGLDEVMARNIEAGRLHFTTSHEEGFNSKDVIYIAVGTPEKEDGTADLRFIDQVTADIATHVSDDVIIVTKSTVPVGTNDYILKKIRERLIHKVTVNIVSNPEFLREGSAVYDAFNGDRIVVGADSKEAGDVIEDINKPFGIQVYRTDVRSAEMIKYASNAFLATKISFINEIANICEKVGANIEDVATGMGMDDRIGSKFLNAGIGYGGSCFPKDTKALAQIAANNDHHFELLESVIRVNNQQHSSLTTKAKTVMGSLKGKKVALLGLAFKPNTDDMRESPAIAVSSELLLAGADVTAYDPIAMDNAKKVIPEGVTYVDSTEEALAGADAVFIITDWPEFKELDLSVFKEKMATPLLFDGRNCYDLNTVASANINYYSIGRSPVENGDIKTIS from the coding sequence ATGAAGAAAATTGCTGTAGTAGGAACAGGATACGTCGGGTTAGTCACAGGAGTGGCACTTTCGGATATCGGACACGATGTGACGTGCATTGATATTGACGAACATAAAGTTAAGCGCATGCAAGAAGGGAAATCCCCTATATACGAACCTGGTCTTGATGAGGTTATGGCACGAAATATAGAAGCTGGACGACTCCATTTTACGACGAGTCATGAAGAAGGTTTTAATAGCAAAGATGTCATCTACATTGCTGTGGGAACACCTGAAAAAGAAGATGGTACCGCTGACTTGCGTTTCATTGACCAAGTTACTGCTGATATTGCGACACACGTATCAGATGATGTCATTATTGTGACTAAAAGTACTGTACCCGTAGGCACAAACGACTATATATTAAAAAAGATTCGCGAACGACTCATTCATAAGGTAACGGTTAATATCGTCTCTAACCCTGAGTTTTTACGTGAGGGTAGTGCTGTTTATGATGCCTTTAATGGTGATCGTATTGTCGTTGGTGCTGATTCAAAAGAAGCTGGAGATGTTATCGAAGACATTAATAAACCATTCGGTATCCAAGTCTATCGTACAGATGTTAGAAGCGCTGAAATGATTAAATACGCCTCAAATGCTTTTTTAGCCACAAAAATTAGTTTTATTAATGAGATTGCTAACATTTGTGAAAAAGTCGGGGCCAATATAGAAGATGTCGCTACTGGGATGGGCATGGATGACCGTATCGGCAGTAAATTCTTAAATGCTGGAATCGGCTATGGTGGTTCGTGTTTTCCTAAGGATACAAAAGCACTTGCTCAAATTGCAGCCAATAACGATCATCACTTCGAGTTACTAGAATCTGTTATTCGCGTAAACAATCAGCAACACTCTAGCTTAACGACTAAAGCTAAAACCGTTATGGGGTCATTAAAAGGGAAAAAAGTGGCACTCTTAGGCCTTGCTTTCAAGCCGAACACCGATGATATGCGAGAATCACCTGCTATCGCTGTGAGCAGTGAATTATTATTAGCCGGTGCTGATGTGACGGCTTATGATCCCATCGCTATGGATAACGCAAAGAAAGTCATTCCGGAGGGCGTCACATATGTTGACAGTACAGAAGAAGCACTTGCAGGAGCAGACGCAGTGTTTATCATTACTGATTGGCCTGAATTTAAAGAATTAGATTTGAGTGTATTTAAAGAAAAAATGGCGACTCCGCTTCTTTTTGATGGACGAAACTGCTATGACTTAAACACGGTTGCGTCTGCCAATATAAATTACTATTCCATTGGACGATCACCTGTTGAAAACGGAGACATTAAAACAATCAGTTAG
- the galU gene encoding UTP--glucose-1-phosphate uridylyltransferase GalU, with protein sequence MPKVKKAIIPAAGLGTRFLPATKAQPKEMLPIVDKPTIQYIVEEAIESGIEDIMIISGRGKRAIEDHFDKSYELEETLLKKEKLTLLEEIQQISNMANIHYIRQKEPKGLGHAISCAKHFVGNEPFAVLLGDDIVQANGNPCLKQLIDVFERYNSSVVGVQPVPDEDVSKYGIVSPKSAEIEPGVIHVADLVEKPAKEEAPSNYAIMGRYVLRPEIFDILDNLAPGAGNEIQLTDAIKTLNDSQIVLAYQFAGERYDVGDKLGFVKATVDFALQRDDLKDNMIDYLKGVSQKYLEKKI encoded by the coding sequence ATGCCTAAAGTTAAAAAAGCGATTATACCTGCCGCTGGACTCGGAACTCGATTTTTACCTGCCACCAAGGCTCAACCAAAGGAAATGCTTCCCATTGTTGATAAACCAACTATTCAATACATAGTTGAGGAAGCCATTGAATCTGGTATAGAAGATATTATGATCATCAGCGGGCGAGGAAAGAGAGCCATTGAGGATCACTTTGATAAATCATATGAATTGGAAGAAACATTATTAAAAAAAGAAAAATTAACACTTCTTGAAGAAATTCAACAGATTTCAAATATGGCAAATATTCATTATATTCGCCAGAAAGAACCAAAAGGATTAGGTCATGCCATTAGTTGTGCTAAACACTTTGTTGGCAATGAACCGTTTGCCGTTCTTTTAGGGGACGATATCGTTCAAGCCAATGGAAACCCTTGTCTTAAACAATTAATTGATGTTTTTGAACGCTACAATTCATCAGTTGTGGGTGTGCAGCCAGTGCCTGATGAGGATGTTTCCAAATATGGTATCGTATCCCCAAAATCTGCTGAAATTGAACCTGGCGTCATTCATGTTGCAGACCTTGTTGAAAAGCCAGCTAAAGAAGAAGCACCATCTAATTATGCTATTATGGGCCGGTACGTTTTAAGACCAGAAATATTTGATATTTTAGATAATCTAGCTCCAGGGGCCGGTAACGAAATTCAATTGACAGATGCCATTAAAACATTGAATGACAGCCAAATTGTACTCGCCTATCAATTCGCTGGAGAGCGCTATGATGTGGGGGATAAATTAGGTTTTGTAAAAGCCACTGTTGATTTTGCGCTACAACGAGATGATTTAAAAGATAATATGATTGATTATCTAAAAGGTGTATCACAAAAGTATTTAGAGAAAAAGATATAA
- a CDS encoding LCP family protein, which translates to MARSLSKNKKRPRSVLKIMLITFLGVFLLAAGALAYMVHQLASVTSSAQQELERGERSELREEAVNPDIDPVSILFLGLDTRDGDLSGRTDAMVLVTFNPDEGTVKMLNIPRDSRVNISGRYEQDKINHAHAYGGIDMTVETVEQLLDIPVDYYVSLNFDAFMEIIDDIGGITVDSPMTFTETDNATYGTLTIYEGEQELNGEEALAYVRMRKSDPTGDIGRGERQKEVIEAVIREMASFSTITRFNSLMDTIERNLDTNASFNDIVAMHSYASELDNIESLNYDGIDYIEEGVYYFVPDERSITLVSQRLQKHLGLRQTIDSYLLEPTDTQEPSTEGDVGGQGIESDTPEDHYVPEETDVYQPQLGESNSGF; encoded by the coding sequence ATGGCACGATCTCTTAGTAAAAATAAAAAAAGACCTCGGTCTGTCTTGAAAATTATGCTTATAACATTTTTAGGAGTGTTTCTTTTAGCAGCTGGCGCTTTAGCTTATATGGTTCACCAGCTTGCTAGCGTGACCTCAAGTGCCCAACAAGAGCTTGAACGAGGTGAACGCTCTGAACTGCGGGAAGAAGCAGTTAATCCCGATATCGATCCTGTTTCAATTCTCTTTCTAGGGTTAGATACGCGAGATGGCGACTTAAGTGGAAGAACAGATGCGATGGTCCTCGTAACATTTAACCCGGATGAAGGCACTGTTAAAATGTTGAATATTCCCAGAGATTCTAGAGTGAATATTAGCGGCAGGTATGAACAAGACAAGATCAACCATGCTCATGCATACGGTGGAATAGACATGACTGTCGAAACGGTCGAGCAACTTTTGGATATCCCTGTTGATTATTATGTTTCACTTAATTTTGATGCTTTTATGGAAATTATAGATGATATAGGTGGTATTACAGTTGATTCACCGATGACATTTACTGAAACAGATAACGCTACTTATGGCACGTTGACGATATACGAAGGTGAACAGGAATTGAACGGGGAAGAGGCACTTGCATACGTCAGAATGAGAAAGTCAGATCCTACAGGTGATATTGGACGTGGAGAACGACAAAAAGAAGTCATAGAAGCTGTTATTCGAGAAATGGCCTCCTTTAGTACGATTACACGTTTTAATTCATTAATGGATACAATAGAGCGTAATTTAGATACGAATGCCAGTTTCAATGATATTGTTGCTATGCACTCATACGCAAGCGAACTGGACAACATTGAATCGTTAAATTACGACGGGATAGATTACATTGAAGAAGGTGTTTATTACTTCGTACCAGATGAACGATCGATTACATTAGTGTCACAGCGGTTACAAAAACATTTAGGTTTACGTCAAACGATCGACAGTTATTTACTTGAACCGACAGATACGCAAGAGCCTTCTACAGAGGGGGATGTTGGTGGACAGGGTATAGAAAGCGATACTCCGGAAGATCACTATGTACCTGAAGAGACAGACGTCTATCAGCCGCAGCTAGGTGAAAGTAATAGCGGATTTTAA
- a CDS encoding LCP family glycopolymer transferase: MKKVMIILGALFLVSLLAVGGYGFYLYKSVQTTVNSSMHTELNREKPDLREFVVNMEAREPVSFLLLGVDAEESTSGRTDTMMVVTVNPDDESMRMVSIPRDTRMDIPGLGKQDKVNHAFAFGGPDMAIAAIENYLDIPIDYFLTVNMDGFQEMVDALGGVSVQNELVFSQNGHEFNEGELFLNGDQALAYARMRKEDPRGDLGRNERQRQIVHGMIKEGAQLSSITRAQSILDALGNNIMTNLTFDNMVSLQQNYMSATRNQETLELTGTGDMIDGVWYLIVPEEERLQLSGELRTHLGLESNESFALTEEDHEDEES, encoded by the coding sequence ATGAAAAAAGTAATGATTATTTTAGGAGCGTTGTTTTTAGTCAGCCTATTAGCTGTAGGAGGGTACGGGTTTTATCTCTATAAATCTGTCCAAACAACGGTCAATTCTAGTATGCATACAGAACTTAACCGCGAAAAACCCGATTTGAGAGAATTTGTAGTCAATATGGAAGCGCGAGAACCTGTATCGTTTTTACTACTCGGTGTTGATGCGGAAGAATCCACCTCAGGGCGTACAGATACAATGATGGTAGTCACAGTTAACCCTGATGATGAATCTATGAGAATGGTAAGTATTCCCCGAGACACCCGTATGGATATACCTGGGCTCGGTAAACAAGACAAAGTAAATCATGCTTTTGCATTTGGCGGTCCAGATATGGCAATTGCAGCTATCGAAAACTACCTAGATATCCCTATTGATTATTTCTTAACAGTCAATATGGACGGTTTTCAAGAGATGGTCGATGCGCTCGGTGGTGTTAGTGTTCAAAATGAACTAGTTTTTTCACAAAACGGGCATGAATTTAATGAAGGCGAGCTTTTCTTAAATGGTGATCAAGCCTTAGCTTATGCACGTATGCGAAAAGAAGATCCACGAGGCGACCTTGGCCGAAATGAACGCCAACGACAAATCGTACATGGCATGATTAAAGAAGGCGCTCAACTAAGCTCAATAACCCGTGCACAGTCTATCTTAGATGCCTTAGGTAACAATATTATGACAAATTTAACATTCGACAATATGGTTAGTTTGCAACAAAACTATATGAGTGCAACACGTAATCAGGAAACACTGGAACTCACAGGAACTGGAGATATGATCGATGGTGTCTGGTACTTAATTGTCCCCGAAGAAGAGCGATTACAGCTCAGCGGTGAACTAAGAACTCATCTTGGCTTGGAGAGCAATGAAAGCTTTGCTCTTACTGAAGAAGATCATGAGGATGAAGAGTCTTAA
- the galU gene encoding UTP--glucose-1-phosphate uridylyltransferase GalU, translating to MKVRKAIIPAAGLGTRFLPATKAQPKEMLPIVDKPTIQYIVEEAIQSGIEDILIVSGRGKRAIEDHFDKSYELEETLLKKQKMVMLDEIQAISNLANIHYIRQKEPKGLGHAINCAKHFIGNEPFAVLLGDDIVQTKDTPCLKQLVDVFERYNSSVVGVQPVPEEEVSKYGIVAPKTSDVDEGVIHVADLVEKPKREEAPSRYAIMGRYVLRPEIFTILDELPPGAGNEIQLTDAIKKLNEEQVVLAYEFTGDRYDVGDKLGFVKATVDFALQREDLQGDMLTYLESVIKKQLVKES from the coding sequence ATGAAAGTCAGAAAAGCAATTATCCCTGCAGCTGGTCTCGGAACTCGTTTTTTACCAGCCACGAAAGCACAGCCGAAAGAAATGCTTCCGATCGTTGACAAACCGACTATTCAATACATTGTGGAAGAAGCGATTCAATCTGGTATTGAAGATATTTTAATTGTTAGCGGACGTGGAAAGCGAGCCATAGAGGATCATTTTGATAAATCTTACGAGCTTGAAGAAACCTTGCTAAAAAAACAAAAGATGGTCATGCTTGACGAAATTCAAGCTATCTCTAATTTGGCAAATATCCATTACATTCGGCAAAAAGAGCCGAAGGGACTAGGGCATGCGATTAATTGTGCAAAACATTTCATTGGCAACGAACCTTTTGCTGTCCTTCTTGGCGATGACATTGTGCAAACAAAGGATACACCATGTCTTAAACAATTAGTTGATGTCTTTGAACGATATAATTCATCTGTTGTAGGTGTCCAACCTGTTCCAGAAGAGGAAGTATCAAAATATGGGATCGTTGCACCAAAAACATCCGACGTAGATGAAGGGGTTATCCACGTCGCTGATTTAGTGGAAAAACCTAAACGAGAAGAAGCGCCATCTCGCTACGCCATTATGGGCCGTTACGTTTTAAGACCAGAAATCTTCACCATTTTAGACGAATTGCCACCAGGTGCTGGAAATGAAATTCAATTAACAGATGCCATAAAAAAATTGAACGAGGAACAGGTGGTGCTTGCCTATGAATTTACTGGTGACCGTTATGATGTGGGGGATAAACTAGGTTTTGTGAAAGCCACTGTCGACTTTGCGTTACAACGTGAAGATTTACAAGGAGATATGCTTACGTATTTAGAAAGTGTCATAAAAAAACAATTAGTGAAAGAATCATAG